The proteins below are encoded in one region of Nitrosomonas ureae:
- a CDS encoding arsenic transporter → MLIASLIFIVTLVLVIWQPRGLGIGWSALIGAITALLLGIVQLSDIPEVWNIVWNATAAFIAIIVISLLLDEAGFFEWAALHVARWGRGDGRLLFVYIVLLGATVSALFANDGAALILTPIVMAMLLALGFTPAATLAFVMAAGFIADTASLPLVVSNLVNIVSADYFKIGFTQYATVMIPVNIASVAGSLAVLILYFHRSIPAKYDVSQLKAPNEAIRDLATFRAGWVVLALLLIGFFGLESFGVPISLVAATGSIILLAVAARGHIINTRKVIHEAPWQIVIFSLGMYLVVYGLRNEGLTGYLTSLLDIFASNGVWSATFGTGFLAAFLSSIMNNMPTVLIGALSIDATSATGTIKEAMIYANVIGCDLGPKITPIGSLATLLWLHVLARKQMVITWGYYLKVGIVLTVPVLSVALAMLAILLEIQ, encoded by the coding sequence ATGCTAATTGCCTCACTCATTTTCATCGTTACGCTCGTGCTGGTCATATGGCAACCACGAGGCCTGGGTATCGGCTGGAGTGCCTTGATCGGTGCAATAACGGCACTGCTGCTCGGTATAGTGCAGCTCAGCGACATCCCTGAGGTGTGGAATATTGTTTGGAATGCCACAGCAGCTTTTATCGCCATCATTGTTATTAGCCTGCTACTGGATGAAGCAGGATTCTTTGAATGGGCTGCATTACATGTGGCACGCTGGGGGCGCGGCGATGGGCGTTTACTATTCGTATATATTGTTTTGCTCGGTGCAACTGTTTCGGCCTTATTCGCTAACGACGGGGCAGCTTTAATTCTAACCCCGATCGTGATGGCAATGTTGCTGGCACTTGGATTTACCCCGGCTGCGACACTTGCCTTCGTCATGGCTGCGGGTTTTATTGCCGATACGGCGAGCTTACCGCTTGTGGTATCCAATTTGGTTAACATTGTTTCAGCTGATTATTTCAAGATCGGATTTACCCAGTACGCCACAGTGATGATCCCCGTCAATATTGCTTCAGTAGCAGGAAGTCTGGCTGTGCTTATTCTCTATTTCCACCGCAGCATTCCAGCGAAATATGATGTCAGCCAACTCAAGGCACCCAATGAAGCAATACGTGATTTGGCAACGTTCCGCGCTGGCTGGGTGGTGCTGGCATTACTGCTAATCGGCTTTTTTGGCCTGGAATCTTTCGGTGTGCCCATCAGCCTTGTGGCAGCAACCGGCTCGATAATACTACTCGCAGTGGCAGCGCGGGGCCATATTATTAACACGCGCAAGGTAATTCACGAAGCACCGTGGCAAATCGTTATTTTCTCACTGGGAATGTATTTAGTGGTGTACGGTTTGCGCAATGAAGGTTTGACCGGATACCTGACCAGTCTGCTTGATATCTTTGCCAGTAATGGCGTATGGAGTGCAACATTTGGTACCGGTTTTCTAGCCGCCTTCTTATCATCCATCATGAATAACATGCCCACGGTACTGATTGGCGCATTGTCAATTGATGCGACCAGTGCAACCGGTACAATAAAGGAAGCTATGATTTACGCTAATGTAATAGGATGCGATCTGGGACCAAAAATTACTCCGATCGGCAGCCTCGCAACTTTACTATGGCTGCATGTTCTCGCACGAAAACAAATGGTTATCACTTGGGGGTATTACTTAAAAGTAGGTATTGTGCTGACAGTGCCCGTGTTGTCTGTTGCCTTAGCTATGCTCGCTATACTGCTTGAAATCCAGTAA
- a CDS encoding zinc-ribbon and DUF3426 domain-containing protein — protein MALVTLCPGCSTTFRVNAAQLQAHGGDVRCGCCQRIFNGFATLITVNESAIEYTSQIQLHPFSTSEVAMENQAASEDSDSPIEPQVISDLNQEVTETTEITETAADQLFVDEKPDKQLYLKWGLVNVLLGLFLMGQIAYSYRTELTMIAPEIRPRLERLCELLMCAVPYPQDIDRIGIESSELQKNPAQQPEVTTMYATIHNYASFPQAWPALQLSLLDAQEKLIASRIFTAQDYLQETDKSLQFIQPHQEIEIRLDFNSGQLDALGYRLLLLYP, from the coding sequence ATGGCGCTTGTAACACTTTGTCCCGGTTGCAGTACCACCTTCCGTGTGAATGCCGCGCAATTACAGGCGCATGGGGGCGACGTGCGTTGTGGGTGCTGTCAACGAATTTTCAATGGATTTGCCACGCTGATTACGGTCAACGAATCGGCCATCGAATATACATCGCAGATTCAATTGCATCCCTTCAGCACGTCTGAAGTTGCGATGGAAAACCAAGCTGCTTCCGAGGACTCGGATAGTCCGATCGAACCGCAAGTTATCTCAGACTTGAATCAGGAAGTCACTGAAACTACAGAAATAACAGAAACTGCTGCAGATCAGTTATTTGTAGATGAAAAACCGGATAAGCAGTTATATTTGAAGTGGGGGCTGGTAAATGTTCTTTTGGGGTTGTTCTTGATGGGCCAGATTGCCTATAGCTATCGCACCGAGCTGACCATGATTGCGCCGGAAATCAGACCCCGGTTGGAACGACTGTGCGAACTCTTGATGTGTGCAGTGCCCTATCCGCAAGATATCGACCGGATCGGCATCGAATCATCCGAATTACAGAAGAATCCTGCACAACAGCCTGAAGTAACCACGATGTACGCGACCATCCATAATTACGCATCTTTTCCACAGGCTTGGCCTGCATTGCAACTGTCGTTGCTGGATGCACAAGAAAAATTAATTGCCAGTCGCATTTTTACGGCACAGGATTATTTGCAGGAAACGGATAAGTCATTGCAATTTATTCAACCTCATCAAGAAATAGAGATTCGATTGGATTTTAACAGCGGTCAACTGGATGCACTCGGTTATCGCCTGCTCTTGCTCTATCCCTAA
- the prmA gene encoding 50S ribosomal protein L11 methyltransferase yields the protein MSWVTLIIKADATNAELLSDALMEQGALSVDIHDAAADTQDEQMLFGEPGEPCDEIWRNAEVSALFNQDVDMNEILHNVMNSVQPEGQLDFRLERIEEQDWVRLTQSQFDPIRISQRLWIVPTWHQAPDPDAINLILDPGLAFGTGSHPTTQLCLSWLDQNLQPGDKVVDYGCGSGILAVAALKLGASHVAGIDIDPQAVKASQENAIRNHCSAPQFFFTTDHRAVTRDMQPQGQADIVVANILANPLIMLAPVLAQLVRQQGFIALSGILQQQAAEVKRTYQQWFDMHSGEEQQGWVLLTGSKR from the coding sequence ATGTCCTGGGTTACGTTAATTATCAAAGCTGATGCAACGAATGCCGAGTTGTTGAGCGATGCATTGATGGAGCAGGGCGCGTTATCGGTGGACATTCATGATGCCGCTGCCGACACGCAAGACGAGCAAATGTTGTTTGGAGAACCTGGTGAGCCCTGCGATGAAATCTGGCGCAATGCTGAAGTTTCGGCACTATTCAATCAGGATGTCGATATGAATGAAATTCTGCACAATGTGATGAATAGCGTGCAGCCGGAAGGACAACTGGATTTTCGCTTGGAGCGCATTGAGGAACAGGATTGGGTGCGTCTGACCCAATCACAATTTGATCCCATTCGGATTTCGCAGCGATTATGGATTGTTCCCACTTGGCATCAGGCACCTGATCCTGATGCGATTAATCTGATACTGGATCCGGGTTTGGCTTTTGGAACCGGTAGCCACCCCACGACGCAATTGTGTCTCAGTTGGCTGGATCAAAATTTGCAACCCGGGGATAAAGTCGTTGATTATGGCTGCGGTTCCGGAATATTGGCGGTAGCTGCTTTAAAACTGGGTGCCAGTCACGTCGCCGGTATTGATATCGATCCCCAGGCAGTTAAAGCCAGTCAGGAAAATGCAATCAGGAATCATTGTTCTGCGCCTCAATTCTTTTTTACAACCGACCATCGGGCGGTTACACGCGATATGCAACCACAAGGACAGGCGGATATCGTGGTTGCCAATATTCTGGCGAATCCTTTAATCATGCTGGCTCCGGTTCTAGCGCAGTTGGTTCGACAGCAAGGCTTCATCGCACTGTCCGGAATCTTGCAGCAGCAAGCTGCAGAAGTTAAGCGCACCTATCAACAGTGGTTTGATATGCACAGTGGCGAAGAGCAGCAAGGGTGGGTGTTGTTAACCGGAAGTAAAAGGTGA
- the accC gene encoding acetyl-CoA carboxylase biotin carboxylase subunit translates to MFEKILIANRGEIALRIQRACRAMGIKTVAVHSEADAEAKYVMLADESVCIGPAPVAQSYLNIPAIISAAEVTDAEAIHPGYGFLSENADFAERVEKSGFVFIGPRSETIRLMGDKVSAKNAMKSAGVPCVPGSEGALPEDLDEIRKIVKEIGYPVILKAAGGGGGRGMRVVHTEAALSNAVVMTRNEAQSAFGNPTVYAEKFLENPRHIEFQLLIDEHGHAVHLGERDCSLQRRHQKILEEAPAPGISEKLRNKIGERCADACRRIKYRGVGTFEFLFENNEFYFIEMNTRLQVEHPVTEAITGIDLVQAQINVAAGNVLPIHQKDIVFKGHAIECRINAEDAYKLTPSAGRITQYHAPGGPGVRVDSHVYHNYMVPPYYDSMIGKIITYGDTREQAIARMRIALSEMVVAGIKTNIPLHRDLLNDASFLRGGVSIHYLEQKLALHNKTKTD, encoded by the coding sequence ATGTTTGAGAAGATTCTTATTGCAAATCGCGGTGAAATTGCGTTGCGGATTCAGCGCGCATGCCGTGCGATGGGCATCAAAACCGTGGCCGTACATTCGGAGGCTGATGCAGAAGCCAAATACGTGATGCTGGCCGATGAGTCGGTTTGTATCGGTCCTGCACCTGTCGCACAGAGTTACCTGAATATACCGGCCATTATCAGTGCCGCCGAGGTTACCGATGCAGAGGCTATTCATCCGGGTTATGGATTTTTGTCAGAAAATGCGGATTTTGCCGAAAGGGTTGAAAAAAGCGGATTTGTATTTATTGGTCCAAGATCAGAAACCATTCGGTTGATGGGAGATAAAGTCAGCGCAAAGAATGCCATGAAAAGTGCCGGTGTTCCGTGCGTCCCGGGATCGGAGGGTGCGTTACCGGAAGACCTTGATGAGATAAGGAAGATTGTCAAGGAGATCGGCTATCCCGTAATTCTTAAAGCCGCAGGTGGGGGTGGCGGGCGCGGTATGCGGGTGGTGCATACCGAAGCTGCGCTCTCCAATGCGGTTGTCATGACACGGAATGAAGCCCAGTCTGCATTTGGCAATCCGACCGTGTATGCAGAGAAATTTCTGGAGAATCCGCGCCATATTGAATTTCAGTTATTGATTGATGAGCATGGTCATGCCGTTCACTTGGGCGAAAGGGATTGCTCCCTGCAACGCCGCCACCAGAAAATTCTCGAGGAAGCGCCTGCACCCGGAATATCCGAGAAATTGCGTAATAAAATCGGTGAACGTTGTGCGGATGCGTGTCGCCGAATCAAGTACCGGGGCGTAGGAACGTTTGAATTTCTGTTTGAGAATAACGAGTTCTACTTCATCGAGATGAATACCCGCTTACAGGTGGAGCATCCGGTAACAGAGGCGATCACGGGTATCGATCTGGTTCAGGCGCAAATCAATGTTGCAGCGGGTAATGTATTGCCGATCCATCAGAAAGATATCGTGTTCAAGGGTCATGCCATTGAATGTCGCATCAATGCGGAAGATGCTTACAAACTGACACCTTCTGCCGGACGAATCACGCAATATCATGCGCCAGGCGGTCCGGGGGTACGGGTTGACTCGCACGTTTACCATAATTATATGGTGCCGCCATACTATGATTCAATGATTGGCAAAATCATTACTTATGGCGATACGCGTGAGCAAGCGATTGCACGCATGCGGATTGCGCTGTCTGAAATGGTGGTGGCCGGAATCAAAACCAATATCCCATTGCATCGTGACTTGCTGAATGACGCATCTTTCTTGCGCGGTGGGGTTTCAATTCATTATCTGGAACAGAAGCTTGCGTTGCACAATAAAACCAAGACTGATTGA
- the accB gene encoding acetyl-CoA carboxylase biotin carboxyl carrier protein, protein MDLRKLKKLIELVEESSIAELEITEGEEKVRISKSGAGVQNYAFMPPAMAAVMPPASQPAPAAISEVNASAETADANNKSIPDGHIVKSPMVGTFYRAASPGASPFVEVGQSVKVGDTLCIIEAMKLLNEIEADKNGVIKAILSENGQPVEYGEPLFVIQ, encoded by the coding sequence ATGGATTTAAGAAAGCTGAAGAAACTTATTGAGTTGGTTGAAGAATCGAGTATTGCTGAGCTGGAGATTACGGAAGGCGAGGAGAAAGTGCGTATCAGTAAATCCGGTGCAGGTGTGCAGAACTATGCCTTCATGCCACCCGCTATGGCGGCAGTGATGCCTCCGGCTTCGCAACCAGCGCCGGCAGCAATTTCTGAAGTCAATGCATCGGCTGAAACAGCAGACGCAAACAATAAATCCATCCCCGATGGACATATTGTCAAGTCTCCGATGGTGGGCACGTTTTATCGAGCGGCATCGCCGGGTGCCAGCCCATTTGTTGAAGTTGGACAGAGCGTTAAAGTCGGAGACACACTTTGCATCATTGAGGCAATGAAATTGCTCAATGAAATAGAAGCGGATAAAAATGGGGTCATCAAAGCGATCTTGTCAGAGAATGGGCAGCCCGTTGAGTACGGTGAGCCTTTATTCGTGATTCAATAA
- the aroQ gene encoding type II 3-dehydroquinate dehydratase: MDSEKTKADNILIIHGPNLNLLGVREPELYGATTLEDINRNLSKLTENTAFRLDFFQSNAESALIERIQQTMNDGTNFIIINPAAYTHTSIAMRDAIAAVKLPFIEVHLSNIYSRESFRQRSYFSDLAIGVISGLGAKGYELALKYAMTS; encoded by the coding sequence ATGGATTCAGAAAAGACAAAAGCTGATAATATCTTGATTATTCATGGGCCCAACTTGAATTTGCTTGGTGTTCGTGAGCCCGAGCTATATGGCGCTACAACATTGGAAGATATTAACAGAAATTTAAGTAAATTAACTGAAAATACTGCGTTTAGACTGGATTTTTTTCAGAGCAATGCTGAATCGGCATTGATTGAAAGAATTCAGCAAACGATGAATGATGGAACAAATTTCATTATTATCAATCCGGCGGCCTATACGCATACCAGTATTGCCATGCGGGATGCGATTGCCGCAGTCAAGCTGCCATTTATCGAAGTGCATTTATCGAATATTTATTCTCGCGAATCCTTTCGTCAACGTTCCTATTTTTCGGATTTGGCGATTGGTGTGATCAGTGGTTTGGGTGCTAAGGGTTATGAATTGGCTCTGAAATATGCGATGACGTCTTAA
- a CDS encoding IS5 family transposase, producing MPRLMLSDEFWSKLEKILLQEAIYNKRNLRMTVEGMLYRMRVGCPWRDLPEAFGSWNSIYKRFNAWSLSSKWLSIFKALSIDPDCEWEFIDGSYVKAHQHSAGAADKEPQAIGKSRAGNTTKIHLAVDSYGLPADFEITGGEVNDCSIAPDLIAKLPDAKAIVADKGYDSECIRGQITKKGARAVIPRKRNSLKGNADMDWGLYGYRHLVENAFARLKQYRAVATRYDKLKRNFESMVAMACGYLWLPM from the coding sequence ATGCCCCGATTGATGCTCAGTGATGAGTTCTGGTCGAAGCTGGAGAAGATTCTGCTTCAAGAAGCGATATATAACAAGCGCAATCTGCGCATGACAGTAGAAGGTATGCTGTATCGAATGCGGGTTGGCTGCCCGTGGCGAGACTTGCCTGAGGCATTTGGAAGCTGGAATTCCATCTACAAAAGATTCAATGCGTGGTCATTAAGCAGCAAATGGTTAAGTATTTTCAAGGCGTTGTCTATTGATCCGGATTGTGAATGGGAATTTATTGATGGCAGCTATGTTAAAGCGCACCAGCATAGTGCAGGCGCAGCGGACAAGGAACCACAGGCGATCGGGAAAAGCCGCGCAGGCAATACCACAAAGATTCACCTGGCGGTTGATAGTTATGGTTTACCAGCCGATTTTGAAATCACCGGTGGAGAAGTCAATGACTGTTCTATAGCACCTGATTTGATTGCCAAACTGCCTGACGCGAAAGCGATTGTTGCGGACAAAGGCTATGACAGCGAATGTATACGAGGACAGATAACGAAGAAAGGGGCTCGAGCTGTGATACCGAGAAAGCGCAACTCGTTGAAGGGCAACGCAGATATGGACTGGGGTTTGTATGGATACCGACATTTGGTGGAAAATGCTTTTGCCCGGCTAAAGCAGTATCGGGCAGTAGCGACACGATACGACAAACTGAAGAGAAATTTTGAGAGTATGGTAGCCATGGCATGTGGATATCTGTGGCTACCTATGTGA
- a CDS encoding DUF4019 domain-containing protein, protein MYYNFFYRIFLVFLLIVPSVTLADEAGDAKSSAAKINDLVAEGKYSIIYDSYTSKWYQKRVTKDGFVSNLTLGRQMLGKRKSKALIDQGYATNDPTGYEGAIYGFTYKNTYTSVSLYEKIVVINEDGKGFKLAGFFAQPAE, encoded by the coding sequence ATGTATTATAATTTTTTTTATAGAATATTTTTAGTTTTTCTACTTATTGTTCCTAGTGTTACTTTAGCAGATGAAGCGGGGGATGCGAAAAGTTCTGCCGCGAAGATTAACGATCTTGTGGCTGAAGGCAAATATTCAATTATTTATGATTCTTATACGAGCAAATGGTATCAAAAACGAGTCACAAAAGATGGATTTGTATCAAACTTAACACTTGGCAGGCAAATGCTTGGCAAAAGAAAAAGCAAGGCCTTGATTGATCAAGGATATGCTACAAATGACCCTACTGGTTATGAAGGTGCTATTTATGGATTTACATATAAAAATACTTATACTTCAGTATCACTTTATGAAAAAATAGTTGTAATAAATGAAGATGGAAAAGGATTTAAATTAGCGGGTTTTTTTGCTCAGCCAGCTGAATAG
- a CDS encoding uracil-DNA glycosylase: MKAELFVKELCNLSFENTFNPYSDRCEVYDFLDAPQKRRILLEQMLKMANKVEIDSIWIGRDLGYRGGRRTGLALTDDVHLYHHVRRWGIEVDKLTKGQAAPERTAAVIWSVLTLISSPVFLWNVFPLHPYEAGDPFSNRAHNSKERIAGEALLVLLIDILKPKRIIAIGNEAQKAAVRVFKSGNVVKVRHPSYGGQNMFISQIQSLYNLDESSELVMSLFNYNDI; the protein is encoded by the coding sequence ATGAAAGCTGAATTATTTGTTAAAGAGCTTTGTAATTTATCATTTGAGAATACATTCAACCCATACTCTGATCGTTGTGAGGTTTATGATTTTCTTGATGCTCCCCAAAAGAGGAGAATTTTGCTTGAACAGATGCTAAAAATGGCGAATAAAGTTGAGATTGATTCTATATGGATCGGAAGAGATTTAGGATACAGAGGCGGGAGGCGTACGGGCTTAGCTTTAACTGATGATGTACATCTTTATCATCATGTAAGAAGATGGGGTATTGAGGTTGACAAACTTACCAAAGGTCAGGCAGCCCCGGAAAGAACGGCCGCGGTAATATGGAGTGTTCTTACATTGATATCAAGCCCTGTTTTTCTTTGGAATGTTTTTCCTTTGCATCCTTATGAGGCGGGTGATCCTTTTAGTAATAGAGCACATAATTCGAAGGAGAGAATTGCCGGAGAAGCACTGCTAGTTTTGCTAATTGATATTCTAAAACCTAAGAGAATAATAGCTATTGGTAATGAAGCTCAAAAAGCGGCAGTTCGAGTTTTTAAAAGTGGTAATGTCGTAAAAGTAAGACACCCTAGCTATGGAGGACAGAATATGTTTATCTCGCAAATTCAGTCCTTATACAATCTTGATGAATCTAGTGAGTTGGTTATGTCATTGTTTAATTATAACGATATTTGA
- a CDS encoding nucleoside triphosphate pyrophosphohydrolase family protein: MNNSKSVLKVTNNEGLLDWYKSTMKIINPNKLEEMNGSIPLQEYERLIVDTDKFPEEEIIPILLGIYGEVGSIMTASKKYSRENKAYAHFRDSVQEEFGDALWYFSALCRRLGAKLGDIFESAIDKSNVKVIAANDHDDAPISHIISVSKIDSLDAALIELGQSTAKLLKVDKNSIDFRENLVEFALLYLQAIQSIDIVFANVVKGNLIKVRGRFCPPEAQTLCDLDASFPEEEQLPRHFEIHITQRKSGQCYLRWNGVFIGSALTDNILDPDGYRFHDVFHFAHAAILHWSPTFRALIKQKRKSNAVFDETQDGGRAIVVEEGLTAWLFAYSKGLDYFEGHKGISFDALKIIQKFVHGYEVEQCSLQLWEDAILQGYSVFRQVRQHNGGIVIGDRAKRKISFRPFGKENES; the protein is encoded by the coding sequence TTGAATAATAGTAAGTCAGTTCTGAAAGTCACTAATAATGAGGGATTGCTTGATTGGTATAAAAGCACTATGAAAATTATAAATCCAAATAAATTGGAAGAAATGAATGGCTCAATTCCACTTCAAGAATATGAAAGGTTAATAGTTGATACTGATAAATTTCCCGAAGAAGAAATTATCCCAATCCTCTTAGGAATCTATGGAGAAGTTGGGAGTATTATGACCGCCTCAAAAAAATATAGCCGGGAAAATAAAGCTTATGCGCACTTTCGAGACTCGGTCCAAGAAGAGTTTGGTGATGCACTTTGGTATTTCTCGGCTCTATGTAGGCGGTTGGGTGCGAAACTTGGTGATATATTTGAATCTGCAATTGATAAATCAAATGTCAAAGTAATTGCGGCAAATGATCATGATGATGCTCCTATTTCACACATAATTTCTGTTTCTAAAATAGATTCTTTAGACGCAGCTTTAATTGAACTGGGTCAATCAACCGCAAAATTACTTAAAGTGGACAAAAACTCCATTGATTTTAGAGAAAATTTAGTAGAGTTTGCGCTATTATATCTTCAAGCTATTCAATCAATAGACATTGTTTTTGCCAATGTAGTTAAAGGTAATTTAATAAAGGTGCGTGGTCGCTTTTGTCCTCCTGAAGCGCAAACTTTATGTGATCTTGATGCCTCCTTTCCCGAAGAGGAACAGCTCCCTAGGCATTTTGAAATTCATATTACTCAAAGAAAGAGTGGACAATGCTATTTAAGATGGAATGGAGTTTTTATTGGTTCGGCTTTGACTGACAATATACTTGACCCCGACGGATATCGTTTTCATGATGTTTTTCACTTTGCTCATGCTGCGATTCTTCATTGGTCGCCTACTTTTAGAGCATTGATTAAGCAAAAAAGAAAAAGCAATGCTGTGTTTGATGAGACGCAAGATGGAGGTAGAGCTATCGTTGTTGAGGAAGGTCTAACTGCTTGGCTTTTTGCTTATTCTAAAGGGCTTGATTATTTCGAAGGGCACAAGGGAATATCTTTCGATGCCTTGAAAATTATTCAAAAATTTGTTCATGGTTATGAAGTTGAACAATGTTCACTTCAATTATGGGAAGATGCAATTCTTCAGGGTTATTCAGTTTTTAGGCAGGTTAGGCAACATAATGGCGGAATAGTAATAGGTGATAGGGCAAAAAGAAAGATTAGTTTTCGCCCATTTGGAAAAGAAAATGAAAGCTGA
- a CDS encoding IS5 family transposase gives MPRLMLSDEFWSKLEKILLQEAIYNKRNLRMTVEGMLYRMRVGCPWRDLPEAFGSWNSIYKRFNAWSLSSKWLRIFKALSIDPDCEWEFIDGSYVKAHQHSAGAADKEPQAIGKSRAGNTTKIHLAVDSYGLPADFEITGGEVNDCSIAPDLIAKLPDAKAIVADKGYDSECIRGQITKKGARAVIPRKRNSLKGNADMDWGLYGYRHLVENAFARLKQYRAVATRYDKLKRNFESMVAMACGYLWLPM, from the coding sequence ATGCCCCGATTGATGCTCAGTGATGAGTTCTGGTCGAAGCTGGAGAAGATTCTGCTTCAAGAAGCGATATATAACAAGCGCAATCTGCGCATGACAGTAGAAGGTATGCTGTATCGAATGCGGGTTGGCTGCCCGTGGCGAGACTTGCCTGAGGCATTTGGAAGCTGGAATTCCATCTACAAAAGATTCAATGCGTGGTCATTAAGCAGCAAATGGTTAAGGATTTTCAAGGCGTTGTCTATTGATCCGGATTGTGAATGGGAATTTATTGATGGCAGCTATGTTAAAGCGCACCAGCATAGTGCAGGCGCAGCGGACAAGGAACCGCAGGCGATCGGGAAAAGCCGCGCAGGCAATACCACAAAGATTCACCTGGCGGTTGATAGTTATGGTTTACCAGCCGATTTTGAAATCACCGGTGGAGAAGTCAATGACTGTTCTATAGCACCTGATTTGATTGCCAAACTGCCTGACGCGAAAGCGATTGTTGCGGACAAAGGCTATGACAGCGAATGTATACGAGGACAGATAACGAAGAAAGGGGCTCGAGCTGTGATACCGAGAAAGCGCAACTCGTTGAAGGGCAACGCAGATATGGATTGGGGTTTGTATGGATACCGACATTTGGTGGAAAATGCTTTTGCCCGGCTAAAGCAGTATCGGGCAGTAGCGACACGATACGACAAACTGAAGAGAAATTTTGAGAGTATGGTAGCCATGGCATGTGGATATCTGTGGCTACCTATGTGA